In Chitinivorax sp. PXF-14, a genomic segment contains:
- a CDS encoding wax ester/triacylglycerol synthase family O-acyltransferase, translated as MKTMSGLDAAFLHIETPETPMHIGALILLEKPAGHQGSFLPEIKRLLAPRLALEPFFRARLATMPLGFANPVWVDDGLPDLGYHIRHFYLSKPGTRAQLEERVAALHGTLLDRSRPLWELTVIEGLQDGSVALYFKVHHATLDGAAGIALAASLFDRSATPAAVPANWRELAERGEQTGLVPRVQSALSQTAGQYLKLVRHLPDALGVLGGVFGSLTSKGEDGMRQNLGFGPRTVFNVPISGTRHCATASLPLKSVVQLAQYFEVSFNDIVLAICSGALRQYLRDNDGIPRKPLIATVPVSLRGAGDTKATIQATLTLVNLATHIADPRKRLQAIHGAASAAVSLTRRAKSVMPTDFPSLGMPWWLGTLAKLYGASKLASKIPPIANVAISNVPGPQQPMYVAGAKITGYWPLSLVEHGLGLNITVISYADALHVGLVAADEAVPEIAPLADAIVAAFDELVQLVPVLAPPVAPRKRRSKPTVKVSPTPPTLQLSADTPPPPSDLMH; from the coding sequence ATGAAAACCATGAGCGGGCTGGATGCCGCGTTTTTGCATATCGAGACCCCCGAGACGCCGATGCACATCGGCGCGCTGATCCTGCTGGAGAAGCCGGCGGGCCATCAGGGCAGCTTTCTGCCCGAAATCAAGCGCCTGCTGGCGCCGAGGCTCGCGCTGGAGCCCTTCTTCCGCGCGCGGCTGGCAACGATGCCGCTGGGCTTCGCCAACCCGGTGTGGGTCGACGATGGCCTGCCGGACCTGGGCTACCACATCCGCCATTTCTATCTGTCCAAACCGGGTACCCGCGCCCAGCTCGAAGAACGCGTTGCGGCGCTGCATGGCACCCTGCTCGACCGCAGCCGGCCCCTGTGGGAGCTGACGGTGATCGAGGGGTTGCAGGATGGCAGCGTGGCGCTCTATTTCAAGGTGCATCACGCAACGCTCGATGGCGCGGCGGGTATCGCGCTGGCGGCCTCGCTGTTCGACCGCAGCGCCACGCCGGCCGCTGTGCCGGCTAACTGGCGCGAGCTGGCCGAGCGCGGGGAGCAGACCGGGCTGGTGCCGCGCGTGCAGTCGGCGCTGAGCCAGACGGCTGGGCAGTATCTGAAGCTGGTGCGCCACCTGCCCGATGCGCTCGGTGTACTCGGTGGCGTGTTCGGCTCGCTGACCTCGAAGGGCGAGGATGGCATGCGCCAGAACCTCGGTTTCGGCCCGCGCACCGTGTTCAACGTGCCGATCAGCGGCACCCGCCACTGCGCGACAGCGTCGCTGCCGCTGAAATCGGTGGTGCAGCTGGCACAGTATTTCGAGGTGAGCTTCAACGATATCGTGCTTGCCATCTGCAGCGGTGCCTTGCGCCAGTATCTGCGCGACAACGACGGCATTCCGCGCAAGCCGCTGATCGCCACCGTACCGGTGTCCCTGCGTGGAGCCGGCGACACCAAGGCGACGATACAGGCGACCTTGACGCTGGTGAACCTCGCCACCCATATTGCCGACCCGCGCAAGCGCCTGCAGGCCATACATGGCGCGGCCTCGGCGGCGGTGTCGCTGACGCGCCGCGCCAAGTCGGTGATGCCGACCGATTTCCCGTCGCTCGGCATGCCGTGGTGGCTGGGCACGCTCGCCAAGCTCTATGGCGCCAGCAAGCTGGCATCCAAGATTCCGCCGATTGCGAATGTGGCTATTTCCAATGTCCCCGGCCCGCAGCAGCCGATGTATGTGGCGGGCGCCAAAATTACCGGCTACTGGCCACTGAGCCTCGTCGAGCATGGGCTCGGGCTCAACATCACGGTGATCAGCTATGCCGACGCGCTGCACGTCGGCCTGGTTGCCGCCGATGAAGCCGTGCCCGAGATCGCGCCGCTGGCCGATGCGATCGTCGCCGCATTCGACGAGCTGGTGCAACTCGTCCCCGTTTTGGCGCCGCCCGTCGCGCCGCGCAAGCGCCGCAGCAAGCCGACGGTCAAAGTCTCACCGACACCGCCTACACTGCAATTGAGCGCGGACACCCCGCCACCGCCGAGTGATCTGATGCATTGA
- a CDS encoding esterase/lipase family protein: MHEHYWYHLGLLRPPGMLRLALELRAGWEYGASLMSMPLLSLAPKGDGHPVLVFPGMLAGDFTTRPLRRYLRDRGYTPYSWGLGPNLGPRDGVIDASLARLREVYNEHGRPVSLIGWSLGGIYARELAKAMPDAVRQVITLGTPFTGHPKATNAWRIYELITGHEVGSPELHEPLRTAPPVPTTSIYSRSDGVVAWQCSFEQEGEMVENIEVTASHLGIGHNPLTLYAVADRLAQPEGQWRPFERSGMLRYLYPDPNRPASY; encoded by the coding sequence ATGCACGAACACTACTGGTACCACCTCGGCCTGCTGCGCCCACCGGGCATGCTGCGGCTGGCGCTGGAGCTGCGCGCCGGCTGGGAATACGGCGCGAGCCTGATGTCGATGCCGCTGCTGAGCCTCGCCCCCAAGGGGGACGGCCACCCGGTGCTGGTGTTCCCGGGCATGCTGGCGGGCGACTTCACCACGCGGCCGCTACGCCGCTACCTCAGGGATCGCGGCTACACGCCCTATAGCTGGGGGCTGGGCCCCAACCTCGGTCCGCGTGACGGCGTCATCGATGCCAGCCTGGCGCGGCTGCGCGAGGTCTACAACGAACACGGCCGCCCGGTCAGCCTGATCGGCTGGAGCCTGGGCGGCATCTACGCACGCGAGCTGGCCAAGGCGATGCCGGATGCGGTGCGTCAGGTCATCACCCTGGGTACGCCGTTCACCGGCCACCCCAAGGCCACCAACGCGTGGCGCATCTATGAGCTGATCACCGGCCATGAAGTCGGCTCGCCCGAACTGCACGAGCCACTGCGCACCGCCCCGCCGGTGCCGACGACCTCGATCTACAGCCGCAGCGACGGTGTGGTGGCATGGCAATGCAGCTTCGAGCAGGAAGGTGAGATGGTCGAAAACATCGAGGTCACCGCGAGCCACTTAGGCATCGGCCACAACCCGCTCACGCTGTACGCCGTGGCCGATCGCCTGGCCCAGCCGGAAGGCCAGTGGCGGCCGTTCGAGCGTTCGGGCATGCTGCGTTACCTCTACCCCGATCCAAACCGGCCGGCCAGCTATTGA
- a CDS encoding alpha/beta fold hydrolase → MTPPHTQLIRANGIELCYESFGRAGDPAIVLIMGLGMQLIAWPDAFCYALAAQGFRVIRFDNRDVGHSSKIHWARRPNMVMSMIAAWLGLPVAAPYRLKDMAEDTAGLLDTLGIAAAHVVGASMGGMIAQTLAARYPERVLSLTSIMSSTGNRRVTLGKPAALRALLRRPNNPNDPESLIEHLIHLFGVIGSPGFKTDQDELRQRIRLGISRSHHPAGQYQQLLAILASGDRRREVRTITAPTLVIHGADDPLVPVAAGRDTARCIRGAQLQVIKGMGHDLAPGVQAILLAAIGAHCRQAGPPG, encoded by the coding sequence ATGACCCCACCTCACACACAACTGATACGCGCCAACGGCATCGAGCTGTGCTACGAGTCGTTCGGCCGCGCGGGCGACCCGGCCATCGTACTGATCATGGGCCTCGGCATGCAGCTGATTGCCTGGCCCGATGCCTTCTGCTACGCACTGGCCGCGCAGGGTTTCCGCGTGATCCGCTTCGACAACCGCGATGTCGGCCATTCGAGCAAGATCCACTGGGCGCGCCGCCCCAACATGGTGATGTCGATGATCGCGGCCTGGCTCGGCCTACCGGTGGCGGCGCCCTACCGGCTCAAGGACATGGCGGAAGACACCGCCGGTCTGCTCGATACGCTCGGCATCGCTGCGGCCCATGTCGTCGGCGCCTCGATGGGCGGCATGATCGCGCAGACACTGGCGGCACGCTACCCCGAGCGGGTGCTGAGCCTGACCTCGATCATGTCGTCGACCGGCAACCGCCGCGTCACGCTGGGCAAGCCGGCAGCACTGCGGGCGCTGCTGAGAAGGCCGAACAACCCCAATGACCCGGAGAGCCTGATCGAGCACCTGATCCATCTGTTCGGCGTGATCGGCAGCCCCGGCTTCAAGACCGACCAGGACGAGCTGCGGCAACGCATCCGCCTGGGCATTTCGCGCAGCCATCACCCGGCCGGACAATACCAGCAGCTGCTGGCGATACTCGCCTCAGGCGACAGGCGGCGCGAGGTGCGCACGATCACTGCCCCTACCCTCGTCATCCATGGCGCGGACGACCCGCTGGTGCCGGTGGCCGCCGGCCGCGACACGGCACGCTGCATTCGTGGCGCCCAGCTGCAGGTGATCAAGGGCATGGGGCACGATCTCGCACCGGGTGTGCAGGCGATCCTGCTAGCGGCCATCGGTGCTCATTGCAGGCAGGCCGGGCCACCGGGCTGA
- a CDS encoding NarK family nitrate/nitrite MFS transporter: MSTHVLTRWEPENTSFWQSEGERVAYRNLWISIPALMLAFSVWMLWSVVVVNLDKAGFTFTKNQLFWLTALPALSGATLRIFYSFLVPIFGGRRWTAISTATLLIPAIGMGMALKDPTTSYPTLLALALLCGLGGGNFSSSMSNISFFFPKAKKGLATGLNAGIGNLGVSVVQFLTPIVISGAMFGALSGDPATFVKDGVEKHIWLQNAGFLWVPFIIVSALAAWFGMNDIADAKASFADQAVIFKRKHNWLMCWLYIGTFGSFIGFSAGLAMLTKSQFPGVNPTQYAFLGPLVGALMRPLGGWISDKLGGARVTLWVFAAMVVAVFGVLHYLPHGGVGGDFQGFLAMFIVLFALTGIGNGSTFRMIPIIFLTERQRDAKGKGEAAQKQALLDAGKESAAVLGFSGAVGAYGGFFIPKSFGTSIDMTGSTDMALYCFVAFYVSCMVITWWFYSRKGAEMPC, from the coding sequence ATGAGTACCCATGTACTGACCCGCTGGGAGCCGGAAAATACCAGCTTCTGGCAAAGCGAAGGCGAGCGGGTTGCCTATCGCAATCTGTGGATTTCGATCCCGGCACTGATGCTGGCGTTCAGCGTGTGGATGTTGTGGAGCGTGGTCGTGGTCAACCTCGACAAGGCCGGCTTTACCTTCACCAAGAACCAGCTGTTCTGGCTCACCGCCTTGCCGGCGCTGTCCGGCGCGACGCTGCGCATCTTCTACTCCTTCCTCGTGCCGATCTTCGGCGGCCGCAGGTGGACCGCCATCTCGACCGCCACGCTGCTGATCCCTGCCATCGGCATGGGCATGGCGCTGAAGGATCCGACCACTTCCTACCCGACACTGCTGGCGCTGGCGCTGCTGTGCGGCCTGGGCGGCGGCAACTTCAGCTCGTCGATGTCCAACATCAGCTTCTTCTTCCCCAAGGCGAAGAAGGGTCTGGCCACCGGCCTCAACGCCGGTATCGGTAACCTCGGCGTATCGGTGGTGCAGTTTCTGACCCCGATCGTGATCTCGGGTGCGATGTTCGGCGCGCTGTCGGGTGATCCCGCCACCTTCGTCAAGGATGGTGTCGAGAAGCACATCTGGCTGCAGAACGCCGGCTTCCTGTGGGTTCCGTTCATCATCGTGTCGGCGCTCGCCGCTTGGTTCGGCATGAATGACATCGCCGATGCCAAGGCTTCGTTCGCAGATCAGGCCGTGATCTTCAAGCGCAAGCACAACTGGCTGATGTGCTGGCTCTACATCGGCACCTTCGGCTCCTTCATCGGCTTCTCCGCTGGCCTCGCGATGCTGACCAAGTCGCAGTTCCCGGGCGTGAACCCGACTCAGTATGCCTTCCTCGGCCCCTTGGTTGGTGCGCTGATGCGTCCGCTCGGTGGCTGGATTTCGGACAAGCTCGGCGGCGCGCGCGTTACCCTGTGGGTGTTCGCTGCCATGGTGGTTGCCGTATTCGGCGTGCTCCACTACCTGCCGCACGGCGGCGTGGGTGGCGACTTCCAGGGCTTCCTGGCGATGTTCATCGTGCTGTTCGCGCTGACTGGCATCGGTAACGGCTCGACCTTCCGCATGATCCCGATCATCTTCCTGACCGAGCGTCAACGCGATGCCAAGGGCAAGGGCGAGGCCGCGCAAAAGCAGGCACTGCTCGACGCAGGCAAGGAATCGGCTGCAGTACTGGGCTTCTCGGGTGCTGTCGGTGCCTACGGTGGCTTCTTCATCCCGAAGAGCTTCGGCACCTCGATCGACATGACCGGCTCGACCGACATGGCGCTGTACTGCTTCGTCGCCTTCTACGTGAGCTGCATGGTCATCACCTGGTGGTTCTACTCGCGCAAGGGCGCGGAAATGCCTTGCTGA
- a CDS encoding nitrate/nitrite transporter gives MSVLISSTTAFTVCFMVWMMFAIIGIPIKKQLGLNETEFGLLTAMPVLTGSLVRVPLGIWTDRFGGRIVLFSLMLSTVIPIWMMQYATAYWHFLTLGLFVGLAGGSFSVGTPYVARWFPKNRQGLAMGVFGAGNSGSAVTKFLAPALIAGAGGTWTVVPKVYSIIMLVTALLFWVFSSTNPAHNVRSTASFGAQLKMLKDPRVWRYCQYYSVVFGGYVGLALWMTKYYVGEYGFDMKLAALLAACFSLPGGVLRALGGWFSDRYGAYKTTWWVMWVCWVAFFILSYPQTQMVVTTVKGPMSLNLGLNPTVFTGVLFVVGIAMAVGKASVFKFISDDFGQNIGAVSGIVGLAGGLGGFILPIMFGALVDLTGVRTSCFMLLYGTACVSLVWMHYSFKPESCEVEVKHALQGTAKA, from the coding sequence ATGTCAGTGCTGATTTCCAGCACTACCGCGTTTACCGTATGTTTCATGGTGTGGATGATGTTCGCCATCATCGGCATTCCGATCAAAAAGCAGCTGGGCCTGAACGAAACCGAGTTCGGCCTGCTGACGGCGATGCCGGTGCTCACCGGTTCGCTCGTGCGCGTGCCGCTCGGCATCTGGACCGACCGCTTCGGCGGCCGCATCGTGCTGTTCTCGCTGATGCTGTCGACGGTGATCCCAATCTGGATGATGCAGTACGCCACCGCATACTGGCACTTCCTCACGCTTGGCCTGTTCGTCGGCCTCGCGGGCGGTTCATTCTCGGTCGGCACGCCGTATGTGGCGCGCTGGTTCCCGAAGAACCGCCAGGGGCTGGCCATGGGCGTGTTCGGCGCCGGCAACTCCGGCTCGGCCGTCACCAAGTTCCTGGCTCCGGCGCTGATCGCTGGCGCGGGCGGCACCTGGACCGTGGTGCCCAAGGTGTACTCGATCATCATGCTGGTCACCGCCTTGCTGTTCTGGGTGTTCTCGTCCACCAATCCGGCGCATAACGTGCGCTCCACTGCGAGCTTCGGTGCGCAGCTCAAGATGCTGAAGGACCCACGGGTATGGCGCTACTGCCAGTACTACTCGGTGGTGTTCGGCGGCTACGTCGGCCTCGCGCTGTGGATGACCAAGTACTACGTCGGTGAATACGGTTTCGACATGAAGCTCGCCGCGCTGCTGGCTGCCTGCTTCTCGCTGCCTGGTGGCGTGCTGCGTGCGCTCGGTGGCTGGTTCTCCGACCGCTATGGAGCCTACAAGACCACGTGGTGGGTGATGTGGGTGTGCTGGGTGGCCTTCTTCATCCTGAGCTATCCGCAAACACAGATGGTGGTGACCACCGTCAAAGGCCCGATGAGCCTCAATCTTGGTCTCAACCCGACTGTCTTCACCGGCGTGCTGTTTGTCGTCGGCATCGCCATGGCGGTGGGCAAGGCATCGGTGTTCAAGTTTATCTCGGATGACTTCGGCCAGAACATCGGCGCCGTATCCGGCATCGTTGGCCTCGCGGGCGGCCTGGGTGGCTTCATCCTGCCGATCATGTTCGGCGCACTGGTCGACCTGACCGGCGTGCGTACCAGCTGCTTCATGCTGCTCTACGGCACGGCGTGCGTGAGCCTGGTGTGGATGCACTACAGTTTCAAGCCGGAAAGCTGCGAGGTGGAAGTGAAGCACGCCCTGCAGGGCACGGCCAAGGCCTGA